From a region of the Natranaerovirga pectinivora genome:
- a CDS encoding CheR family methyltransferase → MLNDYESFKKEIYALTNIDLNAYKERQMKRRIDSLIKKNSYDDYVSYVKALKTNKDLFEEFVNYLTINVSEFYRNPEQWKILEDYVLPHLFNKAGKKVKIWSAACSTGDEPYSLVMLLSKFMPLSQIKIIATDIDKQVLSKAQLGLYTEKSLAALPVEFKEKYFRKVGTSSFQVIEDIKKCVEFKQHNLLKDEYPSQCDLIVCRNVLIYFTEDAKIEIYKKFNKGLKKEGILFVGSTEQIIQPQVFKFSAFKSFFYQKENDL, encoded by the coding sequence TTGTTAAACGATTATGAAAGCTTTAAGAAAGAAATATATGCGTTAACTAACATAGACCTTAATGCCTACAAAGAACGTCAAATGAAACGAAGAATAGATTCGTTGATTAAGAAAAATAGCTATGATGATTATGTTAGTTATGTAAAAGCATTAAAAACCAATAAAGATTTATTCGAAGAATTTGTAAACTACTTAACCATTAATGTATCAGAATTCTATAGAAATCCTGAGCAGTGGAAAATTCTTGAAGACTATGTATTGCCACATTTATTTAATAAAGCTGGTAAAAAAGTAAAAATATGGAGTGCAGCTTGTTCTACAGGTGATGAACCTTATTCCTTAGTAATGTTATTATCTAAATTTATGCCTTTGTCACAAATTAAGATTATAGCCACAGACATTGATAAGCAAGTATTATCAAAAGCTCAATTAGGATTATATACTGAGAAAAGTTTAGCTGCACTACCAGTAGAATTTAAAGAAAAGTATTTTAGAAAAGTAGGGACATCTTCTTTTCAAGTAATTGAGGATATAAAGAAATGCGTTGAATTTAAGCAACATAATCTTTTAAAAGATGAATATCCTAGTCAATGTGATCTTATTGTATGTAGAAATGTACTCATATACTTTACAGAAGATGCAAAAATTGAGATATATAAAAAGTTTAATAAAGGATTAAAAAAAGAAGGTATATTATTTGTTGGAAGCACAGAACAAATAATACAACCTCAGGTTTTTAAATTCTCTGCATTTAAATCTTTCTTCTATCAAAAAGAAAATGATTTATAA
- the miaB gene encoding tRNA (N6-isopentenyl adenosine(37)-C2)-methylthiotransferase MiaB — MSKREKEIVIGENEARIQKNIIEELATRFQEEYERTGNKKKFYIQTYGCQMNARDSEKLKGILEHIGYIETDNEINADFILYNTCTVRENANQKVYGRVGHLKTLKKSKKDLMIALCGCMMQEDAVIETIKKSYNHVDIIFGTHNIYKLAELIKAKLDTGDMIIDIWKEHKEIVEDLPSIRKHDFKASVNIMYGCNNFCSYCIVPYVRGRERSRNPEDIVNEIKALVDDGVVEIMLLGQNVNSYGQTVDNEITFAGLLKQIEAIEGLERIRFMTSHPKDLSDELIETIGKSTKICSNLHLPLQSGSTRILEKMNRKYTRDQYLDLVMKIKAVRPDIALTTDIIVGFPGETEEDFEETLEVMRAVEYDNAFTFIYSKRTGTPAAKLEEQVPEDIVKDRFNRLLETLHPSVNKKAKEQVGKTVKVLVEELNGQGDGLVTGRLSSNHLVHLKGDKDLIGKIIDVKILEAKNFYLIGEQA, encoded by the coding sequence ATGTCTAAAAGAGAAAAGGAAATTGTAATAGGAGAAAATGAAGCTAGAATTCAAAAAAATATTATAGAAGAATTGGCTACTAGATTTCAAGAAGAGTATGAAAGAACCGGTAATAAAAAGAAGTTTTATATACAAACTTATGGTTGTCAAATGAATGCTAGAGATTCAGAGAAACTAAAAGGAATATTAGAACATATTGGCTATATTGAAACAGATAATGAAATCAATGCAGATTTTATTTTATATAATACTTGTACAGTAAGAGAAAATGCCAATCAGAAAGTATATGGTAGAGTAGGCCATTTAAAAACCCTTAAAAAGAGTAAAAAAGACTTAATGATAGCTTTGTGTGGTTGTATGATGCAAGAAGATGCTGTCATTGAAACCATTAAAAAAAGCTACAACCATGTAGATATTATATTTGGAACACATAATATTTATAAACTAGCAGAATTAATCAAAGCAAAATTAGATACAGGGGATATGATTATTGATATTTGGAAAGAGCATAAAGAGATTGTAGAAGACTTACCAAGCATTCGTAAACACGATTTTAAAGCCAGTGTAAATATTATGTATGGATGCAATAATTTCTGCAGTTACTGTATTGTGCCATATGTTAGAGGCCGTGAAAGAAGTAGGAATCCTGAAGATATTGTAAATGAAATAAAAGCATTGGTTGATGATGGTGTTGTAGAAATAATGTTACTGGGACAAAATGTAAATTCTTATGGACAAACAGTAGATAACGAAATAACCTTTGCTGGGTTATTAAAGCAAATAGAAGCAATAGAAGGACTTGAAAGAATTCGTTTTATGACGTCTCATCCTAAGGATTTATCAGATGAATTAATTGAAACCATTGGAAAATCAACTAAAATATGCAGTAATCTTCATCTTCCATTACAATCTGGAAGTACAAGAATATTAGAAAAGATGAATCGTAAATATACAAGGGATCAATACTTAGATTTGGTTATGAAAATAAAAGCTGTAAGACCAGATATAGCATTGACTACAGATATTATTGTAGGCTTCCCAGGAGAAACAGAAGAAGATTTTGAAGAAACCCTTGAAGTAATGAGAGCAGTAGAATACGATAACGCTTTTACATTTATTTATTCAAAACGTACAGGTACACCAGCTGCAAAATTAGAAGAACAAGTACCAGAAGACATTGTGAAAGATCGATTTAATAGATTATTAGAAACATTGCATCCCTCAGTAAATAAAAAAGCAAAAGAACAAGTTGGGAAAACAGTAAAAGTATTAGTAGAAGAGTTAAATGGTCAAGGAGATGGATTGGTTACAGGAAGGTTATCTAGCAACCATTTAGTACATTTAAAAGGTGACAAAGATTTAATTGGAAAAATTATTGATGTTAAAATATTAGAAGCTAAAAACTTTTATTTAATAGGTGAACAAGCATAA
- the mutS gene encoding DNA mismatch repair protein MutS, with product MIKLTPMMQQYMELKEKYKDAIMFFRLGDFYEMFFEDAITASRELEITLTGRECGQEERAPMCGVPYHSAENYINRLIQKGYKVAICEQVENPKDVKGIVKRDVVRVVTPGTNINPNTLDEKKNNYLMCIYSSENRYGIGTVDITTGDFYVTEVNHWKKVLDEIAKFSPTEMLYNEGLNGEFIKEIKEKYIAVINTLEDWYFESSRCEQKIKDHFNVHNLDGLGLSEYNIGTNASGALIEYLYETQKNTLQHLTTLVPYSTDAFMMLDNFTRRNLELVETLRDKQRKGSLIGVLDKTKTAMGARLLRTWIEQPLLDMDTINNRLDMVQVFKNQPLLREELRELLQPVYDLERLLGRISYGTASPRDLVAFKQSLGMLPGIKALIYDIDSTLSKWIFDELDPLKDVYELIDKAIIDEPPISTKDGHIIKRGYNEEVDKLRTATTEGKRWIGELEAKEKEKTNIKSLKIKYNKVFGYYIEVTKSYLSLVPEGYVRKQTLANAERYITPELKEMEDTILGAEEKVVAIEYDLFVKVREAIGQEVLRIKKTAKAVATLDVLLSYGFVADRQNYVRPSINKEGVIDIKEGRHPVVEKMIDNDMFVSNETYLDNLDQRISIITGPNMAGKSTYMRQVALIVLLGQIGSFVPATEANIGIVDRIFTRVGASDDLASGQSTFMVEMTEVANILRNATKNSLIILDEIGRGTSTFDGLSIAWSVVEYISDLNKIGAKTLFATHYHELTELEGKLEGVNNYCIAVKELGDDIIFLRKIIKGGADQSYGIQVAKLAGVPEFVINRAKELVSELADADITKNVNVEKVLKEKKEVVTDDNKSRPQQMSLFEETTHNKVIKELQALSILEMTPMDALNKLYELQKIIKK from the coding sequence ATGATAAAGCTAACGCCTATGATGCAGCAGTATATGGAATTGAAAGAAAAATACAAAGATGCCATTATGTTTTTTAGATTAGGTGATTTTTATGAAATGTTTTTTGAAGATGCCATAACAGCTTCAAGAGAATTAGAAATTACACTAACGGGAAGAGAATGTGGGCAAGAAGAAAGAGCACCAATGTGCGGGGTTCCTTATCATTCAGCAGAGAACTATATAAATAGATTAATTCAAAAAGGATATAAAGTTGCAATTTGTGAACAAGTTGAAAACCCAAAAGATGTAAAAGGCATCGTAAAAAGAGATGTGGTACGAGTTGTAACACCTGGAACGAATATTAATCCAAATACATTAGATGAAAAAAAGAACAATTATTTAATGTGTATTTATAGCAGTGAAAATCGTTATGGGATCGGAACCGTTGATATTACCACTGGGGATTTTTATGTTACCGAAGTAAACCATTGGAAAAAGGTATTAGATGAAATTGCTAAGTTTTCTCCAACAGAAATGCTTTATAACGAAGGATTAAATGGCGAATTCATAAAAGAAATCAAAGAAAAATACATAGCTGTAATCAATACATTAGAAGACTGGTACTTTGAAAGTTCTAGATGTGAACAAAAAATAAAAGATCACTTTAATGTCCATAACTTAGATGGGTTAGGTCTTTCAGAGTACAATATTGGAACCAATGCATCGGGAGCTCTAATAGAATACCTTTATGAAACCCAAAAAAATACACTGCAACATTTAACCACTTTAGTGCCCTATTCAACAGATGCTTTCATGATGTTGGATAACTTTACAAGACGGAATTTAGAATTGGTTGAAACACTAAGGGATAAACAGAGAAAAGGGTCGCTAATAGGGGTGTTAGACAAAACAAAAACTGCTATGGGTGCAAGATTGCTTAGAACATGGATTGAGCAACCCTTACTTGATATGGATACAATTAATAATAGACTAGATATGGTTCAGGTGTTTAAAAATCAACCGTTGCTAAGAGAAGAGTTAAGAGAATTATTACAACCTGTTTATGATTTAGAAAGATTATTAGGTAGAATCAGTTATGGAACTGCTAGTCCAAGGGATTTAGTTGCATTTAAACAATCTTTAGGAATGTTACCAGGAATTAAAGCATTGATTTATGACATTGATAGTACATTAAGTAAGTGGATATTTGATGAACTAGATCCTTTAAAAGATGTTTATGAATTAATAGACAAAGCCATTATAGACGAACCGCCTATTTCTACAAAAGATGGGCATATTATAAAAAGAGGTTACAATGAAGAAGTAGATAAACTTAGAACAGCAACAACTGAGGGTAAAAGATGGATTGGTGAGTTAGAGGCAAAAGAAAAAGAAAAAACCAATATCAAATCCTTGAAAATAAAATACAATAAAGTATTTGGCTACTATATAGAGGTTACAAAATCTTACTTGAGTCTTGTACCCGAGGGTTATGTAAGAAAACAAACTTTGGCAAATGCAGAAAGATACATTACGCCAGAGTTAAAAGAAATGGAAGATACCATTCTAGGTGCAGAAGAAAAAGTTGTAGCCATAGAGTATGACTTATTTGTGAAAGTAAGGGAAGCTATTGGACAAGAAGTACTTAGAATTAAGAAGACTGCTAAAGCAGTGGCTACACTAGATGTTTTGCTATCCTATGGGTTTGTAGCTGACAGGCAAAACTATGTTAGACCATCAATCAATAAGGAAGGCGTTATTGATATTAAAGAAGGTAGACATCCAGTAGTTGAAAAGATGATTGATAATGATATGTTTGTGTCTAATGAAACATATTTAGACAATCTAGACCAGAGGATTTCCATTATCACAGGGCCTAATATGGCAGGAAAATCCACTTATATGAGACAAGTTGCTCTTATCGTCCTATTAGGTCAAATTGGAAGTTTTGTGCCTGCCACAGAAGCCAATATAGGGATTGTAGATAGAATATTTACAAGAGTTGGTGCATCAGATGACTTGGCTTCTGGTCAAAGTACTTTTATGGTTGAAATGACAGAAGTAGCCAATATACTAAGAAATGCAACAAAAAATAGTTTGATTATATTAGATGAAATAGGTAGAGGAACAAGTACATTTGACGGATTAAGTATCGCTTGGTCAGTTGTTGAATACATAAGTGATCTTAATAAAATTGGTGCCAAAACTCTTTTTGCTACCCATTACCATGAATTAACTGAGCTGGAAGGCAAATTAGAGGGGGTAAACAATTATTGTATCGCAGTAAAAGAGTTGGGTGACGATATAATTTTCCTTAGAAAAATAATTAAGGGTGGAGCCGATCAAAGCTATGGCATCCAAGTTGCAAAATTAGCAGGTGTACCAGAATTTGTTATTAATAGAGCAAAAGAATTGGTAAGTGAATTAGCAGATGCAGATATAACAAAGAACGTGAATGTAGAAAAGGTATTAAAGGAAAAAAAAGAAGTAGTTACTGATGACAATAAATCAAGGCCTCAACAAATGAGTTTGTTTGAAGAAACAACACATAATAAAGTAATAAAAGAACTACAAGCACTATCCATTTTAGAAATGACACCAATGGATGCATTGAATAAGTTATATGAATTACAAAAAATAATAAAAAAATAG
- a CDS encoding bifunctional 4-hydroxy-3-methylbut-2-enyl diphosphate reductase/30S ribosomal protein S1, with the protein MKIILAKSAGFCFGVDRAVKKAYEYSNLKNIYTLGPIIHNQQVVDDLNRNGIKVMESVEDIHTIVDGTLIIRSHGISQEVYNNAEVKFNKVLDATCPFVKRIHRIVKEHSKKDYRILIVGNKDHPEVAGIMGWSYSNPMVINSVEEANNLDIEVNNKICVVAQTTFNTNKFEEIVEIVRKKVYDVIVFNTICSATNQRQSEALQIAKKVNKMIVIGGRHSSNTQKLYEICKNECQNTYHIETVNDIDFKEFKPDDIVGITAGASTPNNIIEEVIFKMTHNDHDNENSFEKLLEESLFSIHNGKIVKGKVIAVSENEVILNIGFKSDGIITRQEFSNYPNVDLRTLVNIGDELEAKVIKVNDGDGQVLLTYKRLAAEKGYKRIEDAANSKEVLVEKVAEVLPSGVVVIVDEARVFIPASLVSDQFESDLKSYLNKEIEFQIIEYNPKRRRIIGSRKQLLKAERQKKQKELFGTIEKGAIVEGRVKNVTDFGAFIDLGGADGLLHISEMSWGRIQNPGKVLKVDETVKVLVKDIDKDSKKISLSLKFPNENPWEKASEKFAVGTVVTGKVARMTEFGAFVEIQPGVDALLHVSQISKDHIEKPSDALKIGQEVTAEIIDFKEEDKKISLSIKSMEEKQSETTEA; encoded by the coding sequence TTGAAAATTATATTAGCTAAAAGTGCTGGTTTTTGCTTTGGTGTAGATAGAGCAGTAAAAAAAGCTTATGAATACTCAAATTTAAAAAACATTTATACTTTAGGTCCAATCATTCATAATCAACAAGTTGTAGATGATTTAAATAGAAATGGTATAAAAGTAATGGAATCTGTAGAAGATATTCATACAATAGTTGATGGAACACTAATTATTAGATCCCATGGTATTTCACAGGAAGTTTATAATAATGCTGAAGTAAAATTTAATAAAGTTTTAGACGCAACATGTCCATTCGTTAAAAGAATTCATAGAATCGTTAAAGAACATAGTAAAAAAGATTATAGGATATTGATTGTAGGTAATAAAGATCATCCAGAAGTTGCAGGAATAATGGGTTGGAGTTATTCTAATCCAATGGTAATAAACTCAGTGGAAGAAGCTAATAATTTAGATATAGAAGTAAACAACAAAATATGTGTTGTTGCACAAACAACATTTAATACCAATAAATTTGAAGAAATAGTTGAAATTGTTAGGAAAAAGGTTTATGATGTAATTGTTTTTAATACAATCTGTAGTGCTACAAATCAACGTCAAAGTGAAGCGTTGCAGATTGCTAAAAAAGTAAATAAAATGATAGTAATTGGTGGAAGACATAGTTCTAATACACAGAAGCTCTATGAAATTTGCAAAAATGAGTGTCAGAATACCTATCACATAGAAACAGTGAATGATATTGATTTTAAAGAATTTAAGCCTGACGATATTGTTGGGATTACAGCAGGAGCTTCAACACCAAATAACATAATTGAGGAGGTTATTTTTAAAATGACACATAACGATCATGATAATGAAAATAGTTTTGAAAAATTATTAGAGGAATCACTTTTTTCCATTCATAATGGTAAAATAGTAAAAGGAAAGGTAATCGCAGTAAGTGAAAATGAAGTAATATTAAATATTGGATTTAAGTCTGATGGGATTATTACAAGACAAGAATTCTCAAACTATCCTAATGTAGATTTAAGAACATTGGTTAATATAGGTGATGAATTAGAAGCTAAAGTAATAAAAGTTAATGATGGTGATGGACAAGTTCTATTAACCTATAAAAGATTAGCAGCAGAAAAAGGATATAAAAGAATTGAAGATGCTGCAAATAGCAAAGAAGTTTTAGTGGAAAAAGTTGCAGAAGTATTACCTAGTGGAGTAGTAGTTATTGTTGATGAAGCTAGAGTGTTTATACCTGCTAGTTTGGTATCAGATCAATTTGAAAGTGATTTGAAATCTTATTTGAATAAAGAAATTGAATTCCAAATAATAGAATACAATCCAAAACGCAGAAGAATTATTGGAAGTAGAAAACAATTATTAAAAGCTGAAAGACAAAAGAAACAAAAAGAATTATTTGGAACCATTGAAAAAGGTGCTATCGTAGAAGGTAGAGTTAAAAATGTAACTGATTTTGGTGCATTTATCGATCTTGGTGGTGCAGATGGACTGCTTCATATATCTGAAATGTCATGGGGAAGAATCCAAAACCCAGGTAAAGTTTTAAAGGTTGATGAAACAGTTAAAGTTTTAGTTAAAGATATTGATAAAGATAGTAAGAAAATTTCACTAAGCTTAAAATTTCCTAATGAAAATCCTTGGGAAAAGGCTAGTGAAAAATTTGCTGTAGGAACTGTAGTTACTGGTAAAGTTGCAAGAATGACTGAGTTTGGTGCATTCGTTGAAATCCAACCGGGTGTAGATGCGTTATTACATGTATCTCAAATATCTAAAGATCATATTGAAAAGCCATCAGATGCATTAAAAATTGGTCAAGAAGTTACAGCAGAAATCATTGATTTTAAAGAAGAAGATAAAAAAATCAGCTTAAGTATTAAATCAATGGAAGAAAAACAATCTGAAACTACGGAAGCTTAA
- the cmk gene encoding (d)CMP kinase, protein MKLYKSIAIDGPAGAGKSTIAKKIANKLNYTYIDTGAMYRAMGLEFCRLKIDLNDENTIYNTCSNIDIKIQYINGEQQVILNGENVNSLIRTSEAGQMASVISIYKPVRLKLVELQRKLSEEGNVIMDGRDIGTYVLPNADLKIYLTASIFERAKRRWTELLEKGEDIDLKRVESEIEARDNKDMNREIAPLRKAEDAVVVDTSDLTIDEVVEKIISIYTKRIELD, encoded by the coding sequence ATGAAATTATATAAAAGTATAGCCATAGATGGGCCAGCGGGAGCAGGGAAAAGTACAATTGCAAAAAAAATAGCCAATAAACTAAATTATACTTATATAGATACAGGAGCTATGTATAGAGCAATGGGCCTTGAATTCTGTCGCCTTAAAATTGATTTAAATGATGAAAATACTATATATAATACTTGTTCTAACATTGATATAAAGATACAATATATTAATGGCGAACAACAAGTTATTTTAAATGGAGAAAATGTTAATAGCTTAATTAGAACATCTGAGGCAGGGCAAATGGCATCGGTTATCTCCATATACAAACCTGTTCGATTAAAACTAGTAGAACTTCAAAGAAAGCTTTCTGAAGAAGGAAATGTAATAATGGATGGGCGAGATATAGGGACATATGTTTTGCCTAATGCAGACTTAAAAATCTATCTTACAGCTAGTATTTTTGAAAGAGCTAAAAGACGTTGGACTGAATTGCTTGAAAAAGGCGAAGATATTGACTTAAAAAGAGTTGAATCTGAGATCGAAGCAAGGGATAATAAAGATATGAATAGAGAGATTGCACCACTTCGAAAAGCTGAAGATGCAGTAGTAGTCGATACTTCAGATTTGACAATAGATGAAGTAGTGGAGAAAATCATTTCTATCTATACGAAAAGGATTGAATTAGATTGA
- a CDS encoding N-acetylmuramoyl-L-alanine amidase family protein — translation MRKVKVLLNDENTNREANYLIDKGYTTIKLKDFLEIIGEEYFKVTELAKLFNLEVQGLGNAINIINEDPIKKIEIVDSNPNNGPLKGKKIVIDPGHGAGMNVSPVDKNYAEGDYVLKVSYELEKILIEEGAEVYVTRRDGTNITLLERGKMYSDNAPDLLISVHTNAIGNVSQTNVSGTEIIYSVKHPNDKVIAETMMKTIAEHLGVRTRRVFSRKLDSSTNERPIDWYGILRNSVTETTHSFIIEGAFHDNPNDLKILTEEDGHKKYAEAIKKAIVAFFTRGY, via the coding sequence ATGAGAAAAGTTAAAGTTTTATTAAATGACGAAAATACTAATAGAGAGGCTAACTATTTAATTGATAAAGGTTATACAACAATAAAACTTAAAGACTTTTTAGAGATTATAGGTGAAGAATATTTTAAGGTTACGGAGTTAGCAAAACTATTCAATTTAGAAGTACAAGGTTTAGGAAATGCTATAAATATCATAAATGAAGACCCTATTAAGAAGATAGAAATAGTGGATTCTAATCCAAACAATGGACCACTAAAAGGGAAAAAAATTGTTATTGATCCAGGTCATGGAGCAGGAATGAATGTTAGTCCAGTAGATAAAAATTACGCTGAAGGAGACTATGTTCTAAAGGTTTCTTATGAACTAGAAAAAATACTCATAGAAGAAGGGGCAGAAGTGTATGTAACAAGAAGAGATGGTACAAATATTACACTACTAGAGAGAGGGAAAATGTATTCTGACAATGCCCCAGACCTATTAATATCTGTTCATACAAATGCAATTGGCAATGTCTCTCAAACCAATGTAAGTGGTACAGAAATAATATATAGTGTGAAGCATCCAAATGATAAAGTAATAGCTGAAACTATGATGAAAACAATAGCAGAACATCTTGGAGTAAGGACAAGAAGGGTTTTTTCAAGAAAACTAGATTCAAGTACCAATGAAAGACCTATAGATTGGTATGGGATATTAAGAAATTCAGTAACTGAAACTACCCATAGCTTTATTATTGAAGGGGCATTTCATGACAATCCTAATGACTTAAAAATATTAACAGAGGAAGACGGTCATAAAAAATACGCTGAAGCTATAAAAAAAGCAATAGTAGCTTTTTTTACTAGGGGTTACTAG
- a CDS encoding D-alanyl-D-alanine carboxypeptidase family protein, translated as MNKKLTFYLLIFSLILNFTISNVLASEEIQIESTAAILIDATSGTVLFEKDGYGKHYPASITKLLTSLLVMETLSPDDIITHSHNAVNSLPPGSSSIGMRRDEQLTVDQALHGLLLMSANEIANAFAEEISGSIENFSKQMTTRAKELGALNSNFVNPHGLHDDNHYTTAYDMAIITRELVTHQYFRNIMKNITYQIPETNVVSEIRYLAQRHPFMNHIRDVASYREEVIGGKTGYTIPAGHTLVTIAEKNDLTLIVVILGSDNNKRYSDTNKLIDYGFNNFKQVKLIPPDLMETLAIVEHSDNASTDLGSSVVSVNTFSPFYVLAPISEAEIVTKMELPEYLSKDVAIGDKVGTFSYYQNDRFLASIDLVIEDVNLLVLEKASAIKASLDWKRLLAFLVVAIFLLLIAIRSKFKRNRLYYYRRSRRTRYFN; from the coding sequence ATGAACAAAAAGCTGACTTTTTACCTTCTTATATTTTCTTTAATTTTAAATTTTACTATTTCTAATGTTTTAGCCTCTGAGGAGATTCAAATTGAATCAACTGCCGCAATCCTTATAGATGCAACTTCAGGTACAGTGCTTTTTGAAAAAGATGGTTATGGTAAACATTATCCAGCAAGTATCACAAAACTTCTGACCTCATTACTTGTTATGGAAACTTTGTCGCCGGATGATATCATTACCCATTCCCATAATGCTGTCAATAGCCTACCACCTGGTAGCAGTAGCATAGGTATGAGACGGGATGAACAATTAACTGTTGACCAAGCCCTCCATGGATTATTACTCATGTCAGCAAATGAAATTGCTAATGCATTTGCTGAGGAAATCAGTGGTTCTATTGAAAATTTTTCAAAACAAATGACTACCCGTGCAAAAGAACTAGGGGCTTTAAACTCTAACTTTGTTAATCCCCATGGCTTACATGATGATAATCATTATACAACAGCATATGATATGGCTATAATCACTAGAGAATTGGTTACTCATCAGTATTTTAGAAATATAATGAAGAATATCACATATCAAATTCCTGAAACAAATGTGGTTTCAGAAATTAGATATTTAGCTCAACGCCACCCTTTTATGAATCATATTAGAGATGTTGCGTCTTATCGTGAAGAAGTAATTGGTGGAAAAACTGGTTATACCATCCCCGCTGGTCATACCCTAGTTACTATAGCTGAAAAAAATGATTTAACACTCATAGTTGTCATTTTAGGCTCTGATAACAACAAAAGATATTCTGATACAAATAAATTAATTGATTATGGCTTTAATAACTTTAAACAAGTAAAACTAATACCACCAGATTTAATGGAAACATTGGCTATTGTAGAGCATTCAGATAATGCTAGCACTGATTTAGGAAGTTCTGTTGTCTCGGTAAATACTTTTTCACCATTTTATGTTCTTGCTCCCATCTCTGAAGCTGAAATTGTTACAAAAATGGAACTGCCTGAATATTTAAGTAAGGATGTTGCTATCGGAGATAAAGTGGGCACTTTTTCCTATTATCAAAATGATAGATTTCTTGCCAGTATTGACTTAGTCATAGAAGATGTTAATTTATTGGTTTTAGAAAAGGCATCTGCTATTAAAGCTTCCTTAGATTGGAAAAGATTATTAGCATTCCTAGTAGTTGCTATATTTTTACTTTTGATTGCAATAAGAAGTAAATTTAAGAGAAACCGATTGTATTACTATAGAAGAAGTCGTAGAACACGTTATTTCAACTAA
- a CDS encoding ribonuclease H-like domain-containing protein yields the protein MYLNESELKNVTIDYECLKLLNVDLSSTLIFDIETTGFSSLTNQIYLIGCIYFSNNKVLLKQWLCESLGEEKDILLAFISFIKDFKDIIHFNGSRFDIPFMTKRLNNHNILFDLNTIKEHDLYLNMKHYKDYLNINSLKQKELELYMGINREDKYTGGELIGYFYHFINTKDEGIKDMLLLHNKDDLKGLASILSLFRIPCFFIDLKNRLLTKDYALLVTDHTIEIALENLMDLPKDLNYRNEAFILKISDHKIIIEIPFSDTEMKHFFANYKDYFYLPNEDEAIHKSIGVYVDGSSRIQAKASNCYIKKRGKFIPLFEKIDSCLFKKSYQDSMYYICLDDLQNSISTRENYINHLIQNL from the coding sequence ATGTACCTAAACGAAAGTGAACTAAAAAATGTGACTATAGATTATGAATGTTTAAAATTGTTAAATGTAGATTTATCATCAACTTTAATATTTGATATTGAGACTACTGGTTTTTCTTCTTTAACAAACCAAATATATCTTATAGGATGTATTTATTTTTCTAATAATAAAGTATTGCTTAAACAATGGCTATGTGAATCTTTAGGTGAGGAAAAAGACATTTTATTAGCATTTATTTCTTTTATCAAAGACTTTAAAGATATCATTCATTTCAATGGTAGCCGATTTGATATACCCTTTATGACTAAAAGATTAAATAACCATAATATCCTTTTTGACTTAAATACCATTAAAGAACATGACCTTTATCTAAACATGAAACATTATAAAGATTATTTGAATATTAATTCATTGAAACAAAAAGAATTAGAATTATATATGGGAATAAATAGAGAAGATAAATATACAGGGGGGGAACTTATAGGGTATTTTTATCATTTTATAAACACCAAAGATGAAGGTATAAAGGATATGCTCCTATTACATAATAAAGATGATCTAAAAGGTCTTGCCTCCATATTATCACTATTTCGAATACCTTGTTTTTTTATAGATCTGAAAAATAGACTTTTAACAAAGGATTATGCTCTATTGGTTACTGATCATACCATTGAAATAGCATTAGAGAACTTAATGGATTTACCTAAAGATTTGAATTATAGAAATGAAGCGTTTATATTAAAAATATCTGATCATAAGATTATAATAGAAATTCCATTTTCAGACACTGAAATGAAGCACTTTTTCGCCAACTATAAGGATTATTTTTATTTACCTAATGAAGATGAAGCTATCCATAAAAGCATTGGTGTATATGTAGATGGTTCTAGTCGAATACAAGCTAAAGCATCCAATTGTTATATAAAAAAAAGAGGTAAGTTTATACCCCTTTTTGAGAAAATTGATAGCTGTTTATTTAAAAAAAGCTATCAAGATTCTATGTATTATATATGTCTTGATGACTTACAAAATAGTATCTCCACTAGGGAAAATTATATAAATCATCTCATTCAAAACTTATAA